From a single Myxocyprinus asiaticus isolate MX2 ecotype Aquarium Trade chromosome 33, UBuf_Myxa_2, whole genome shotgun sequence genomic region:
- the LOC127424302 gene encoding adhesion G-protein coupled receptor D2-like isoform X4: protein MSSVLFGVILANAMIVGTCEPTQSWSDGDERDILNSANSNILLHKDAVYQFVNTSFSFEQALNYCRGKFGALTTSGVKEDEEGAQQLLSNPDLKGPIWFGTNKRQNPTAHLDLSKQTTVLSGLSFQFKDSFAFLNISFPTLSTVSVCMRLQWDPQHENISTVFSYAAPVFINEFQLRGKIDESKGKKSPKKVRLALLIKGQHNPYKAELPLDKDWHHVCATWRASDGFWAIYVDGKEGDSGKVEKANPRDIHGKGIFIVGQDQDTFGGTFTEPFVGNLTDLNIWDVALELKQVQALGACSALTNHRAIFRWQDWNLTVNPSVKKVSATLNCPGPLKPTQVQEEECKVFIGWPSDQPQYRTVSCTDSLPFICTVSKERYLKMKEMRESMSSNPSPFMQCLMQLGVTTEDVLSDTVDEQSWTSVSHLLNVSEQAVLKEQKDLEGRDIISLIHVLSRAADLPSTANQSRRDAEKFGQSFITLADSLLSQDNASKWDSIKEVVKGPMAVIQTVDRMMSNLNSLLMEDTNSVQIHSQHIKLQVQQKILSEGSEGSVASEFCGSDMGIRDCISVPAKNMKELHNSGFKKVTLLNTWYSTVKCLSEREENITFLPIVTDGYHSYRGTVLGSSIISSTVLGDGQPISMAIHFTLQHRSQNTSVTIKPICAFWDFDLMPERGGWSTKGCAVISTHDNSTSCYCNHTTNFAVLLQLYDVQWSHEHEISLQIFGLIGSGVSLCGLILTLILFVAVGVPKSDRTTVHKNLIVALSVAQLLFIFSDWAAGNQEACWLVTALLHLFYLSSFCWMLVEGILLWNKVVSVNISEERRMKLYYVLGWGLLVVIVAITLVASLNRYKAQQYCWLNIQSHVIWAFAGPIIFVLAVNSVVLFRVVMVTVASARRRAKMLTPSSDSKLQTMDLTWVATRPVLILLPVLGLTWICGVLVHLSVYLAYLFITLNAFQLFCLVLPPMSTLNESRAPSQSL from the exons ATGTCTTCAGTGCTCTTTGGAGTGATTTTGGCCAATGCAATG ATTGTTGGTACATGTGAACCAACTCAGTCCTGGTCAGACGGGGACGAAAGGGATATTTTGA ATTCTGCCAACTCAAATATTCTACTACACAAAGATGCAGTGTACCAGTTTGTGAACACATCTTTCAGTTTTGAACAAGCTTTGAATTACTGCCGTGGTAAGTTTGGTGCCCTCACAACCTCAGGGGTCAAAGAGGATGAGGAGGGAGCCCAGCAGTTGCTCTCTAATCCTGACCTGAAGGGCCCCATTTGGTTTGGAACCAACAAGAGACAGAACCCCACCGCCCATCTGGACCTTTCCAAACAAA CAACAGTCCTCTCAGGCTTATCTTTCCAGTTTAAGGATAGCTTTGCTTTTTTGAATATTTCTTTCCCAACGCTGTCGACAGTGAGTGTGTGCATGCGCCTGCAGTGGGATCCTCAGCACGAGAACATCTCCACTGTGTTCTCCTACGCAGCGCCTGTTTTCATCAATGAATTTCAGCTGCGTGGAAAAATAGACGAGTCAAAAGGAAAGAAATCCCCTAAAAAGGTCCGACTAGCACTTCTCATTAAAGGACAACACAATCCTTACAAAGCCGAGCTTCCTCTTGATAAAGACTGGCACCATGTCTGCGCCACCTGGCGCGCGAGTGATGGATTTTGGGCTATTTATGTGGATGGAAAAGAGGGCGATTCGGGGAAAGTTGAGAAAGCTAATCCCAGGGACATCCACGGAAAAGGGATATTTATAGTGGGGCAAGACCAGGATACCTTTGGTGGGACTTTTACGGAGCCGTTTGTGGGAAACTTGACTGATCTGAACATTTGGGATGTAGCTTTGGAGCTAAAACAGGTGCAGGCGCTGGGTGCATGTTCAGCACTGACCAATCACAGAGCGATCTTTAGATGGCAGGACTGGAACCTCACTGTCAATCCATCTGTCAAGAAAGTGTCTGCAACACTGAACTGTCCAG GGCCCCTGAAGCCAACACAGGTACAGGAAGAGGAATGTAAAGTTTTTATTGGCTGGCCTAGTGATCAGCCTCAGTACAGGACTGTCTCCTGTACAGACTCACTCCCTTTCATCTGCACAGTCagtaaag AACGCTATCTGAAGATGAAGGAAATGCGAGAATCAATGAGTTCCAACCCAAGCCCCTTCATGCAATGTCTCATGCAGCTTGGCGTG ACCACAGAGGATGTGCTGTCGGATACTGTAGATGAGCAGAGTTGGACCTCAGTTTCCCATCTGTTAAACGTGTCTGAGCAGGCTGTTTTGAAAGAACAGAAAGATCTGGAGGGCAGGGACATAATCTCTCTCATCCATGTGCTCTCTCGGGCCGCTGATTTGCCCAGTACAGCCAACCAGAGCCGCCGTGATGCTGAAAAATTCGGCCAGAGCTTCATCACACTGGCAGATTCACTCCTCAGCCAGGACAATGCCAGCAAATGGGACAGCATCAAAGAG GTAGTAAAGGGGCCGATGGCTGTGATACAGACTGTAGACCGTATGATGAGCAACCTCAACTCTCTGCTCATGGAGGACACAAACAGTGTGCAGATACACAGCCAGCATATCA AGTTGCAGGTCCAACAGAAGATTCTCTCTGAAGGTTCTGAAGGTTCTGTTGCTTCTGAGTTCTGCGGGTCAGACATGGGAATTCGTGACTGCATCTCTGTACCAGCTAAAAATATGAAGGAACTTCATAACAGTG GCTTCAAAAAGGTGACTTTACTGAATACATGGTACAGCACTGTGAAATGCCTCTCAGAAAGAGAGGAGAACATTACCTTTTTGCCTATTGTCACGGATGGTTATCACAG TTATCGGGGAACAGTCTTGGGTTCGTCAATCATCTCCAGTACAGTGTTGGGAGATGGACAGCCAATCAGCATGGCCATACACTTCACACTCCAGCACAGGAGTCAG AACACTTCAGTGACAATAAAACCCATCtgtgctttttgggattttgaCCTGAT GCCAGAGCGGGGAGGGTGGTCAACAAAAGGCTGTGCTGTCATTTCCACTCACGATAACTCTACTTCCTGTTACTGTAACCACACTACAAACTTTGCTGTACTGTTGCAGTTATATGATGTCCAG tggagtcatgaacatgAGATAAGTCTGCAGATCTTCGGTTTGATTGGCTCTGGGGTGTCTCTATGTGGACTGATCCTCACGTTGATTCTCTTTGTTGCTGTTGG TGTCCCAAAGTCAGATCGCACCACAGTTCACAAAAACCTGATCGTGGCACTGTCTGTAGCTCAGTTACTGTTCATTTTCAGCGACTGGGCTGCTGGAAACCAG GAAGCCTGTTGGCTGGTTACGGCCCTCCTCCATCTATTTTACCTGTCATCcttctgctggatgctggtggAGGGAATACTGCTCTGGAATAAAGTTGTGTCTGTTAACATCAGTGAGGAGAGGAGAATGAAGCTTTACTACGTGCTGGGCTGGG GGCTGCTGGTTGTTATAGTTGCTATAACTTTGGTGGCCTCTTTGAACCGGTACAAAGCACAGCAATATTGCTGGTTGAACATTCAGTCACATGTCATTTGGGCTTTTGCAGGGCCCATTATCTTTGTTTTGGCT GTAAATTCTGTGGTGCTTTTTAGGGTTGTCATGGTTACAGTGGCCAGTGCTCGCCGCAGAGCAAAAATGCTGACGCccagttctgattcaaaacttcAAACAATGGATCTTACGTG ggTTGCAACACGGCCAGTGCTGATCTTGTTGCCAGTGTTAGGTCTGACCTGGATATGTGGAGTGTTGGTACACTTATCTGTTTATCTGGCCTATCTGTTCATCACACTCAATGCTTTTCAG CTGTTTTGTCTCGTTCTTCCTCCCATGTCTACATTGAATGAGAGTAGAGCTCCCTCCCAGAGCTTGTAA